A DNA window from Comamonas sp. 26 contains the following coding sequences:
- a CDS encoding aminotransferase class V-fold PLP-dependent enzyme — translation MPGLLPDVDPDGLLEFSVVYTDRALNHMSKKFVGVMQDVLATLKEVYHANTAVLIPGSGTFGMEAVARQFVNREKVLIVRNGWFSYRWTQIFDADAGLGGGSIVCKARKQGEGSQDPWAPCPAADVAETIRVERPKVVFAPHVETASGIMLPDDYLRTVADAAHEVGALFVLDCVASGAMWVDMEKTGVDVLISAPQKGWSSSPCCAMVMLSVRAREAIEHTQSSSFSCDLKKWMLIAEGYEKGQHAYHTTMPTDALLRLRDVMLETREYGFAKVREEQIELGRKVRALLESRGFPSVAMEGYKAPGVVVSYTTDPEIQSSRAFLKVGLQTASGVPLQCDEGPDFKSFRIGLFGLEKWHDPDRTVGHLSKALDDIGIPAAPN, via the coding sequence ATGCCTGGACTTTTGCCCGATGTTGATCCCGATGGCCTGCTCGAATTTTCGGTGGTCTATACCGACAGAGCGCTCAACCACATGTCCAAAAAATTTGTGGGTGTGATGCAGGATGTGCTGGCCACGCTCAAAGAGGTCTATCACGCCAATACGGCCGTGCTGATCCCCGGCAGTGGCACCTTCGGCATGGAAGCCGTGGCGCGCCAGTTTGTCAACCGAGAGAAAGTGCTCATCGTGCGCAACGGCTGGTTCAGCTACCGCTGGACGCAGATTTTCGACGCCGATGCAGGCCTGGGTGGAGGCTCTATCGTCTGCAAGGCACGCAAGCAGGGCGAAGGCAGCCAGGATCCCTGGGCACCTTGCCCTGCCGCCGATGTGGCGGAAACCATTCGCGTCGAGCGCCCCAAGGTGGTGTTCGCTCCGCATGTGGAAACCGCCAGCGGCATCATGCTGCCCGATGACTATCTGCGCACCGTGGCGGATGCTGCGCACGAGGTGGGCGCGCTGTTTGTGCTGGACTGTGTGGCCTCGGGTGCCATGTGGGTGGACATGGAAAAGACCGGTGTGGACGTGCTGATCTCGGCACCGCAAAAAGGCTGGAGCAGCTCGCCCTGCTGCGCCATGGTGATGCTGTCCGTGCGTGCCCGCGAAGCGATTGAGCACACGCAAAGCTCCAGCTTCTCCTGTGATCTGAAGAAGTGGATGCTGATTGCCGAGGGCTATGAAAAAGGCCAGCACGCCTATCACACCACCATGCCCACCGATGCCTTGCTGCGCCTGCGCGATGTGATGCTGGAGACGCGTGAATACGGCTTTGCCAAGGTGCGTGAAGAGCAAATCGAGCTGGGCCGCAAGGTGCGCGCGCTGCTGGAATCACGCGGCTTCCCCAGCGTGGCGATGGAAGGCTACAAAGCCCCCGGCGTGGTGGTCAGCTACACCACCGACCCCGAAATTCAAAGCAGCCGCGCCTTTCTGAAGGTGGGCTTGCAGACGGCTTCTGGCGTGCCGCTGCAGTGCGATGAAGGGCCAGATTTCAAGAGCTTCCGCATCGGCTTGTTCGGGCTGGAAAAGTGGCATGACCCCGATCGCACGGTGGGTCATCTCTCAAAGGCGCTCGATGATATTGGCATCCCCGCCGCTCCGAATTAA
- a CDS encoding AMP-binding protein has translation MAESETLIPLHEALRRNARKHPERVAYIWYGQHISWRQVDEASDAVAAHLQQLGVQKGEPVALFMNNCPQYIVAHYAVQKIGAIVCPCGPLNKEHELEYQLNDLRARIIIAADGLLPVVDKVRSTTAIEHVLAVRYGDWLPAQTTLALPPELQVPAQELPGHVESFWAVMHSGAKPLPVAVSMDDVALMTYTSGTTGLPKGAMLSFGAAAYKTAGASTVTGVSDQDVLLAVAPLYHIAGMSMGVNMPVHSGAPCVLLHRFDPLAVAQALERYRVTWWYSIAPMNVALMQVPGVEQMDFSALRRNTVTSFGISYTQALAEQWKRFTPNAISSEAAYGLSETHTMDTFMPGDAIRWGTHGKPAPGNEIRVIDPETSAQLPPGEVGEIIIRGPGNFKGYWNKPEATAKTLKDGWVYTGDMGKFDEDGYLTFIGRFKEMIKVSGYSVFPEEVETILIKHPAIAQAAVLGVADAQKGEVVRAFIVRKPGQSLEADALLAWAKENMATYKAPREVRFIEALPATGAGKVLRRLLRDIP, from the coding sequence ATGGCTGAATCCGAGACCCTCATTCCCTTGCATGAGGCCCTGCGCCGCAATGCGCGCAAGCACCCCGAACGCGTTGCCTATATCTGGTATGGCCAGCACATCAGCTGGCGGCAAGTGGACGAGGCCAGCGATGCCGTGGCTGCGCACCTGCAGCAGCTGGGCGTGCAAAAAGGTGAGCCGGTGGCGCTGTTCATGAACAACTGCCCGCAGTACATCGTCGCGCACTACGCGGTGCAGAAAATCGGGGCCATCGTCTGCCCTTGCGGGCCGCTGAACAAAGAGCATGAGCTGGAATACCAGCTCAACGATTTGCGTGCGCGCATCATCATCGCCGCTGATGGCTTGTTGCCTGTGGTCGACAAGGTGCGCAGCACCACGGCGATTGAGCATGTGCTGGCCGTGCGTTATGGCGACTGGCTGCCTGCGCAAACCACGCTGGCCCTGCCGCCGGAGTTGCAAGTGCCAGCGCAGGAGCTGCCCGGCCATGTGGAGTCGTTCTGGGCGGTCATGCACAGCGGCGCAAAGCCCCTGCCTGTCGCCGTCAGCATGGATGACGTGGCGTTGATGACCTATACCTCGGGCACTACCGGCCTGCCCAAGGGCGCAATGCTGAGCTTTGGCGCAGCGGCGTACAAGACCGCTGGCGCATCGACGGTGACGGGTGTGAGCGATCAGGATGTGCTGCTGGCCGTGGCGCCGCTCTATCACATTGCCGGCATGTCCATGGGCGTCAACATGCCCGTGCACTCGGGTGCGCCCTGCGTGCTGCTGCACCGCTTTGATCCGCTGGCCGTGGCGCAGGCGCTTGAGCGTTACCGCGTGACCTGGTGGTACAGCATTGCACCCATGAATGTGGCGCTGATGCAGGTGCCCGGCGTTGAACAGATGGATTTCAGTGCGCTGCGCCGCAACACCGTCACCAGCTTTGGCATTAGCTATACACAGGCGCTGGCCGAGCAATGGAAGCGCTTTACGCCCAATGCCATCTCCAGCGAAGCGGCCTACGGCCTGTCCGAAACGCACACCATGGACACCTTCATGCCCGGCGATGCCATTCGCTGGGGCACGCACGGCAAGCCTGCACCGGGCAATGAAATTCGCGTCATCGACCCCGAAACCAGCGCGCAACTGCCACCCGGCGAGGTGGGTGAAATCATCATTCGCGGCCCGGGCAACTTCAAGGGTTACTGGAACAAGCCCGAAGCCACGGCCAAGACGCTCAAAGACGGTTGGGTCTACACCGGCGACATGGGCAAGTTTGATGAAGACGGCTACCTCACCTTCATCGGCCGCTTCAAGGAAATGATCAAGGTCTCGGGCTACAGCGTCTTCCCCGAAGAGGTTGAAACCATTTTGATCAAGCACCCCGCGATTGCGCAGGCCGCCGTACTTGGCGTGGCCGATGCGCAAAAGGGCGAAGTGGTGCGCGCCTTCATCGTGCGCAAGCCCGGTCAGAGTCTGGAAGCCGATGCGCTGCTGGCCTGGGCCAAAGAAAACATGGCGACTTACAAGGCTCCGCGTGAGGTGCGTTTTATTGAGGCGCTACCCGCCACCGGCGCGGGAAAAGTGCTGCGCCGCTTGCTGCGCGATATTCCTTGA
- a CDS encoding YggS family pyridoxal phosphate-dependent enzyme, whose protein sequence is MTTIENNLGQIHARMAAACAQANRPVTSVQLLAVSKTFGADAVREAVLAGQRSFGENYIQEAVEKIAAVRAMQLPGAEALQWHCIGPMQSNKTRLVAENFDWAQTVDRLKIAERLSAQRPQGMAPLNICIQVNVDGGPTKSGVMAEDALALAEAIVKLPNLVLRGIMSIPDDTPDFEAQCAVHQRASAIFDVIKVSGLPGLERFDTLSMGMTGDLEAAVAAGSTMVRVGSGIFGSRTYGTPTP, encoded by the coding sequence ATGACGACGATTGAAAACAATCTGGGGCAGATTCATGCCCGTATGGCTGCAGCTTGCGCTCAGGCAAACCGACCCGTGACATCGGTGCAGTTGCTGGCCGTTTCCAAAACTTTTGGCGCAGATGCCGTACGCGAGGCAGTGCTGGCCGGTCAGCGCAGCTTTGGTGAGAACTATATACAGGAGGCGGTCGAAAAGATTGCTGCTGTGCGCGCCATGCAACTGCCTGGCGCTGAAGCCTTGCAATGGCACTGCATCGGCCCCATGCAAAGCAATAAGACGCGGTTGGTGGCCGAGAACTTTGACTGGGCCCAGACCGTGGACCGGCTCAAGATTGCCGAACGCCTGTCGGCCCAGCGCCCCCAGGGCATGGCACCGCTCAATATCTGCATTCAGGTCAATGTGGATGGCGGGCCGACCAAGTCGGGCGTGATGGCTGAGGATGCGCTGGCGCTGGCTGAAGCCATTGTGAAACTGCCCAATCTGGTGCTGCGCGGCATCATGAGCATTCCTGATGACACTCCTGATTTTGAAGCGCAATGCGCTGTCCATCAAAGGGCTAGCGCCATTTTTGATGTCATCAAGGTCAGTGGCTTGCCGGGGCTGGAGCGCTTTGACACGCTGTCCATGGGCATGACGGGTGATCTGGAAGCGGCGGTGGCAGCGGGCAGCACGATGGTGCGAGTGGGTAGCGGGATATTTGGAAGTCGTACCTACGGTACGCCCACCCCCTGA
- a CDS encoding type IV pilus twitching motility protein PilT: MDITQLLAFSVKNKASDLHLSAGLPPMIRVHGDVRRINIDPLDHKTVHAMVYDIMSDAQRKQYEEFLEVDFSFEIEGLARFRVNAFNQNRGSAAVFRTIPSKILTLEQLNAPKIFGDLALKPRGLVLVTGPTGSGKSTTLAAMVNFLNETEYGHILTVEDPIEFVHESKKCLINQREVGPMTLSFAAALKSALREDPDAILVGEMRDLETIRLAMTAAETGHLVFGTLHTSSAAKTIDRIIDVFPAEEKEMVRAMLSESLQAVISQTLCKTKDGQGRVAAHEIMLGTPAIRNLIREAKVAQMYSTIQTSQNVGMQTLDQNLTDLVRRNLISPAEARSKAKIPENFPG; the protein is encoded by the coding sequence GTGGATATCACGCAATTGCTGGCATTCAGTGTCAAGAACAAAGCTTCGGACTTGCATTTGTCGGCGGGCTTGCCGCCCATGATTCGCGTGCACGGCGATGTGCGCCGCATCAACATCGACCCGCTGGATCACAAGACCGTGCATGCCATGGTCTACGACATCATGAGCGATGCGCAGCGCAAGCAGTACGAAGAGTTTCTGGAGGTGGACTTCTCCTTCGAAATTGAAGGGCTGGCACGCTTTCGTGTGAACGCCTTCAACCAGAACCGAGGCTCCGCAGCCGTCTTTCGTACCATTCCCAGCAAGATTCTGACGCTGGAGCAACTGAACGCCCCCAAGATTTTTGGCGACCTGGCCTTGAAGCCACGTGGCCTGGTTCTGGTGACCGGCCCTACGGGTTCGGGCAAGTCCACCACGCTGGCGGCCATGGTCAACTTTCTGAATGAAACCGAGTACGGCCACATTCTGACGGTGGAAGACCCCATCGAATTTGTCCACGAGTCCAAGAAGTGCCTGATCAACCAGCGTGAAGTCGGCCCGATGACGCTGTCCTTCGCGGCAGCGCTCAAATCTGCGCTGCGTGAAGATCCGGATGCAATTCTGGTCGGTGAAATGCGTGACCTGGAAACCATTCGTCTGGCCATGACGGCAGCCGAAACCGGTCACCTGGTGTTTGGCACGCTGCACACCTCGTCTGCCGCCAAGACCATCGACCGTATCATCGACGTCTTCCCTGCCGAAGAAAAAGAAATGGTTCGCGCCATGCTGTCCGAATCACTGCAGGCCGTGATCTCGCAGACACTGTGCAAGACCAAGGACGGCCAGGGCCGCGTGGCCGCGCACGAGATCATGCTGGGCACGCCCGCGATCCGTAACTTGATCCGCGAAGCCAAGGTGGCGCAGATGTACTCCACCATCCAGACCAGCCAGAACGTGGGCATGCAGACGCTGGACCAGAACCTGACCGACCTGGTGCGCCGTAAC
- a CDS encoding TetR/AcrR family transcriptional regulator: protein MATAPRKTKKSLAPAVATPVAPRGRQKLQTAGSDEKRERILKAAEALFDRYGYASTTIEQIVQALGVTKPFVYYYFRNKQEIFETLCWAPTEACFTVLDFAADDPRPAHEKAIDGLQRLIAVTIAHYPAGFFPYREPQAFSPAYLKASRDVAQQFYQQFCTLLEEGRASGNFDFRDARITAQAACSLPGFLYNWYQPNGRLGPAEMVVELTDLASRVLGLRSSSALAPPPSRKRSTSKPAPAAEESPPKRRKSASSPSSTAA, encoded by the coding sequence ATGGCTACCGCCCCCAGAAAAACAAAGAAATCGCTTGCCCCAGCTGTCGCCACGCCTGTGGCTCCGAGAGGTCGCCAGAAGCTTCAAACCGCCGGTTCTGACGAGAAGCGCGAGCGCATTCTGAAAGCCGCTGAAGCGCTGTTTGACCGCTACGGCTACGCCAGCACCACCATTGAGCAGATCGTGCAGGCGCTGGGCGTGACCAAGCCTTTTGTGTACTACTACTTTCGCAACAAGCAGGAGATTTTTGAGACCCTGTGCTGGGCACCGACTGAGGCCTGTTTTACGGTGCTGGACTTTGCGGCAGACGACCCGCGCCCCGCGCATGAAAAAGCGATTGATGGTCTGCAGCGCCTGATTGCGGTCACCATTGCGCATTACCCGGCGGGCTTTTTTCCGTACCGCGAACCACAGGCCTTCAGCCCCGCCTACCTCAAAGCTTCACGCGATGTGGCGCAGCAGTTTTACCAACAGTTTTGCACCCTGCTTGAAGAAGGCCGCGCCAGCGGGAATTTTGATTTTCGCGATGCCCGCATCACGGCGCAGGCCGCCTGCAGCCTGCCTGGCTTTCTCTACAACTGGTACCAGCCAAACGGCAGACTCGGCCCCGCCGAAATGGTGGTGGAACTGACCGATCTCGCATCGCGCGTGTTAGGACTGCGCAGCAGCTCAGCACTTGCCCCGCCCCCTTCCCGTAAACGCAGCACAAGCAAGCCAGCGCCAGCCGCCGAAGAGTCCCCGCCCAAGCGCCGCAAGAGCGCCTCATCCCCCAGCAGCACCGCCGCATAA
- a CDS encoding branched-chain amino acid ABC transporter substrate-binding protein, producing MSVRFSAIALAASLCAGGVSAQTAEPFKIAFIDPLSGPFANVGEVMRNHVLYAVDDVNAKGRLYNGAKFQLLQFDSKLSAQESQSALQAAIDQGARVVVTGGSGSSVVTALVQAASRYNQRNPGKEVLILNHSSIDPELTGKACSFWHFMFDANTAMRMQAIANYIKTQPEIKKVFLLNQDYAHGKQWASFGRSMVGKARPDIQFVGETLHPMGRIKDFAPYVAKMKEVGTDSVITGNWGQDMTLLLKSAGDSGYNLRYFNHSAGGFPGTVTSISQAKIGQVTWVAEWHPGMADRAQAAARAKEYKAKMNQDFLAPRMDLVPRMLAAAMAKAQSTEPVKIAKAMEDMQMDTVFGPVKMRGKDHQLLLPQVVNTIAPVDGKLVKTGWEGTNHGFRTDAVYSAQQLDLPTECQMKRP from the coding sequence ATGTCAGTTCGTTTTTCAGCCATTGCACTGGCTGCCAGCCTTTGCGCTGGCGGCGTTTCTGCCCAGACGGCAGAGCCGTTCAAAATTGCCTTTATCGACCCGCTCTCTGGCCCGTTTGCCAACGTGGGCGAAGTGATGCGCAACCATGTGCTGTATGCGGTGGATGATGTCAACGCCAAGGGCAGGCTCTACAACGGCGCTAAATTTCAGCTGCTGCAGTTCGACAGCAAGCTCTCCGCTCAGGAAAGCCAAAGTGCGCTGCAAGCCGCCATTGATCAGGGCGCACGCGTGGTGGTGACGGGTGGTTCCGGCTCGTCCGTAGTCACTGCACTGGTTCAGGCCGCATCGCGCTACAACCAGCGCAATCCGGGCAAGGAGGTACTGATCCTCAACCACTCATCAATTGACCCGGAGCTGACGGGCAAGGCCTGCAGCTTCTGGCATTTCATGTTTGACGCCAATACGGCCATGCGCATGCAAGCGATTGCCAACTACATCAAGACCCAGCCGGAAATCAAGAAGGTTTTTCTGCTCAACCAGGACTATGCCCACGGCAAGCAATGGGCCAGCTTTGGCCGCAGCATGGTGGGCAAGGCAAGACCCGATATTCAGTTTGTGGGCGAAACCCTGCACCCCATGGGCCGCATCAAGGATTTCGCGCCCTATGTGGCCAAGATGAAGGAGGTCGGAACCGACTCCGTCATCACCGGCAACTGGGGGCAGGACATGACGCTGCTGCTCAAATCTGCAGGCGACTCCGGCTACAACCTGCGCTATTTCAACCATAGCGCGGGTGGCTTTCCGGGCACCGTAACCTCCATCTCTCAGGCCAAAATCGGCCAGGTGACCTGGGTCGCCGAATGGCACCCCGGCATGGCGGATCGCGCCCAGGCCGCCGCCCGAGCCAAGGAATACAAGGCCAAGATGAACCAGGACTTTCTGGCCCCGCGCATGGACCTCGTTCCCCGCATGCTGGCCGCTGCCATGGCCAAAGCCCAGTCCACCGAGCCCGTCAAAATCGCAAAGGCGATGGAAGACATGCAGATGGACACCGTCTTCGGCCCCGTCAAGATGCGCGGCAAAGACCATCAGCTGCTGCTGCCCCAGGTCGTCAACACCATCGCCCCAGTGGATGGCAAGCTGGTCAAAACCGGCTGGGAAGGTACGAACCACGGCTTCAGAACCGATGCTGTCTATTCCGCCCAGCAGCTTGATCTACCGACCGAATGCCAGATGAAACGGCCTTGA
- a CDS encoding FKBP-type peptidyl-prolyl cis-trans isomerase gives MKKAASALCVLFAMVAGAAAQATPVTTASGLIYDSKVEGSGPSPKATDTVKVHYRGYFPDTGKEFDSSYARQQPIEFPLSGVIPCWTEGVQKMKVGGKAKLTCPPGIAYGARGAGRAVPPNATLNFDVELLGIQGR, from the coding sequence ATGAAAAAAGCAGCATCCGCTCTCTGTGTCTTGTTTGCCATGGTTGCTGGCGCAGCCGCTCAGGCTACGCCGGTCACCACCGCCAGCGGCCTGATTTATGACAGCAAGGTCGAGGGCAGCGGCCCTAGCCCCAAGGCAACGGACACCGTCAAGGTGCATTACCGTGGTTACTTTCCCGATACCGGCAAAGAGTTTGACAGCTCCTACGCGCGCCAGCAGCCGATTGAGTTTCCGCTCAGCGGCGTGATCCCCTGCTGGACGGAGGGCGTGCAGAAAATGAAGGTCGGTGGCAAGGCCAAGCTCACCTGCCCACCAGGGATTGCCTACGGTGCCCGAGGCGCAGGCCGCGCCGTGCCGCCCAATGCCACGCTGAACTTTGATGTGGAATTGCTGGGCATTCAGGGCCGCTGA
- a CDS encoding carboxyl transferase domain-containing protein, protein MFEKVLIANRGEIALRIIRALQELGISSLAVYAQDDAQAPHGQAADASVALGASGPSAYLDGAHLLQIAQAQGCDALHPGYGFLSENADFALACAAAGVRFIGPTPEQLALLGDKARARVLAQQCGVPLMPGSTEAVTLAQAQQFFAQQQADGASGIMIKAIGGGGGRGMRAVNRAGEVAAAYERCRSEAKAAFGVDGVYVERLMTGARHIEIQLLGDGSEWPMALGERECTLQRRFQKLVEVAPSPSLPQPLRERITQDALRMAAQLRYESLGTFEFLVDLQSQTLPYVFIEANPRLQVEHTITEEVFGVDLVQAQIRIAAGDHFADLGLNVNQPPQPRGYAMQWRINAETLDAQGNAHPGSGRIAELRWPQGPGIRIDSHAQQGASPSPHYDTLLAKLIVHNNAPRFEDVLRRSRRALAECCIVGFDTNLPLLQALAERPEMQSQAVHTRWLEEVLPQLVDASEKIAVNAILQKNSENKPAETQSNQAQKAPENAVLAPMPARVVQWAVAAGDVVAKGAELGILEAMKMQHVLLAQAAGVVQELLAEPGSYVVQGQALLVLGDAQGDAAHSEVQQQALDPDDIRADLQRVKDRHAFTLDAARPDAMAKRHAQGSRSARENIADLCDESSFIEYGALAIAAQTRRRSIDDLVANTPADGMVTGIGSINGHQFGEEKSRAVVMSYDATVLAGTQGARNHAKTDRMLGVALQQKLPVVLFAEGGGGRPGDTDTPVVAGLHVHTFAAYAALSGQVPVIGITHGRCFAGNAALLGCSDVIIATRSSTIGMGGPAMIEGGGLGVFKPEEVGPSSVQHANGVIDILVEDEAQAVAAARHYLSFFQGRSSAQWSAPDQRHLRHVVPENRLRIYDTRAAMVGLVDEGSLLMLRTGFGLGIHTALARIEGRPVALMANNPGHLGGAIDADAADKAARFMQLCNAHGLPIISLVDTPGFMVGPEIEKTAQVRHVSRLFVTAAKLRVPYFSVVLRKGYGLGAMGMTAGSFHAPIFNVAWPTGEFGAMGLEGAVRLGFRKELEALPEGAQRDALFQKLLAQQYAHGEAMHMAATLEIDAVIDPADTRHWLVRALAGAQLRESQGAFVDTW, encoded by the coding sequence ATGTTTGAAAAAGTCCTGATCGCCAACCGTGGCGAAATCGCCTTGCGCATCATCCGCGCCTTGCAGGAATTGGGCATTTCCAGCCTTGCGGTCTATGCGCAGGATGATGCGCAGGCTCCCCATGGGCAGGCCGCAGACGCCTCCGTCGCACTGGGCGCCAGCGGCCCATCGGCATATCTGGATGGCGCACATCTGCTGCAGATAGCGCAGGCACAGGGCTGCGATGCGCTGCACCCCGGCTACGGTTTTTTGAGCGAAAACGCAGACTTTGCGCTGGCTTGTGCTGCAGCCGGTGTGCGCTTTATTGGCCCCACGCCAGAGCAGCTGGCACTGCTGGGCGACAAGGCCAGAGCCCGCGTGCTGGCGCAGCAATGCGGCGTGCCTTTGATGCCCGGTAGTACCGAGGCGGTGACGCTTGCACAGGCTCAGCAGTTCTTTGCCCAGCAGCAGGCCGATGGGGCCAGCGGTATCATGATCAAGGCCATTGGCGGTGGCGGCGGGCGCGGTATGCGGGCGGTGAATCGGGCCGGTGAGGTGGCCGCTGCCTATGAGCGCTGCCGCAGCGAGGCAAAAGCGGCGTTTGGTGTGGACGGCGTGTATGTAGAGCGCCTGATGACAGGCGCACGCCATATCGAGATTCAGCTGCTGGGTGACGGCAGCGAATGGCCGATGGCACTGGGCGAGCGCGAATGCACGCTGCAGCGCCGCTTTCAAAAGCTGGTGGAGGTTGCGCCCAGCCCCAGCCTGCCGCAGCCGCTGCGCGAACGCATCACGCAAGATGCGCTGCGCATGGCAGCCCAGCTGCGCTACGAGAGTCTGGGCACCTTCGAATTTCTGGTCGATCTGCAGTCGCAGACCTTGCCTTATGTATTCATCGAGGCCAACCCGCGCCTGCAGGTGGAGCACACCATTACCGAAGAGGTCTTTGGTGTCGATCTGGTGCAGGCGCAGATTCGTATTGCCGCCGGTGATCACTTTGCGGACTTAGGCCTGAACGTGAATCAGCCACCGCAGCCACGCGGCTATGCCATGCAGTGGCGCATCAACGCCGAAACACTGGACGCGCAAGGCAACGCCCACCCCGGCAGCGGCCGCATTGCTGAGCTGCGCTGGCCGCAAGGGCCGGGCATTCGCATCGACAGCCATGCTCAGCAGGGTGCCAGCCCATCGCCGCATTACGACACTTTGCTGGCCAAGCTCATCGTGCACAACAATGCCCCGCGCTTTGAGGATGTGCTGCGCCGCTCGCGGCGTGCTCTGGCCGAGTGCTGCATTGTCGGTTTTGACACCAATCTGCCGCTGCTGCAGGCGCTAGCCGAACGGCCAGAAATGCAAAGCCAGGCCGTGCACACGCGCTGGCTGGAAGAAGTTTTGCCGCAGCTGGTAGATGCTTCTGAAAAGATAGCTGTTAACGCCATTCTTCAAAAAAATTCAGAGAACAAACCGGCTGAAACTCAATCAAATCAAGCGCAAAAAGCTCCTGAAAATGCAGTGCTGGCACCCATGCCAGCCAGAGTCGTGCAATGGGCTGTCGCCGCTGGTGATGTGGTGGCCAAGGGCGCAGAGCTAGGCATTCTGGAAGCCATGAAGATGCAGCATGTGCTGTTGGCACAGGCTGCGGGTGTGGTGCAGGAATTGCTGGCAGAGCCAGGCAGCTATGTGGTGCAGGGTCAGGCGTTGCTGGTGCTGGGCGATGCGCAGGGCGACGCCGCCCATTCCGAAGTGCAGCAGCAAGCGCTGGACCCTGATGACATTCGTGCCGACCTGCAGCGTGTCAAAGATCGCCATGCCTTCACGCTGGATGCCGCCCGGCCCGATGCCATGGCCAAGCGCCACGCGCAGGGCAGCCGCAGCGCCCGCGAGAATATTGCAGACCTGTGTGATGAAAGCAGTTTTATCGAATACGGCGCACTGGCCATTGCCGCGCAAACACGTCGCCGCAGCATTGACGATCTGGTCGCCAACACGCCCGCAGACGGCATGGTGACAGGCATTGGTTCCATCAATGGCCATCAGTTTGGCGAAGAAAAATCGCGAGCTGTCGTCATGTCGTATGACGCGACGGTGCTGGCCGGTACGCAGGGCGCGCGCAACCATGCCAAGACCGATCGCATGCTGGGTGTTGCCCTGCAGCAAAAATTGCCCGTGGTGCTGTTTGCCGAAGGTGGCGGTGGCCGCCCTGGCGATACCGATACGCCCGTGGTGGCGGGCCTGCATGTCCACACGTTTGCAGCCTATGCAGCGCTCTCGGGGCAGGTGCCGGTGATTGGCATTACGCATGGCCGCTGCTTTGCGGGTAACGCGGCGCTGCTGGGCTGCAGCGATGTGATTATTGCCACGCGTTCCAGCACCATTGGCATGGGCGGGCCAGCCATGATCGAGGGCGGTGGGCTGGGCGTTTTCAAGCCTGAAGAAGTCGGCCCCAGCAGCGTGCAGCATGCCAATGGCGTGATCGACATTCTGGTGGAAGATGAAGCGCAGGCCGTGGCCGCAGCGCGCCACTATCTGTCATTTTTTCAGGGCCGCAGCAGCGCGCAATGGTCAGCGCCTGATCAGCGCCATTTGCGCCATGTGGTGCCCGAAAATCGCTTGCGCATTTACGACACACGCGCCGCCATGGTCGGTCTGGTGGATGAGGGCAGTCTGCTCATGCTGCGCACCGGCTTTGGCCTGGGCATTCACACCGCGCTGGCGCGTATTGAAGGGCGGCCTGTGGCTTTAATGGCCAACAACCCCGGCCACTTGGGCGGCGCGATTGATGCCGATGCCGCAGACAAGGCCGCGCGCTTTATGCAACTGTGCAATGCGCATGGCCTTCCCATCATCAGCCTGGTCGATACGCCCGGCTTCATGGTGGGGCCTGAGATTGAAAAGACGGCCCAGGTGCGCCATGTCAGCCGCTTGTTCGTCACGGCGGCCAAGCTGCGCGTGCCCTACTTCAGTGTGGTGCTGCGCAAGGGCTATGGGCTGGGGGCTATGGGCATGACAGCGGGCAGCTTTCACGCGCCTATCTTCAACGTGGCCTGGCCGACGGGAGAGTTTGGAGCCATGGGGCTGGAAGGCGCGGTGCGGCTGGGTTTTCGCAAGGAGCTGGAAGCCTTGCCCGAGGGGGCACAGCGCGATGCACTGTTTCAGAAATTGCTGGCCCAGCAGTACGCACACGGCGAGGCCATGCATATGGCTGCCACGCTGGAGATTGATGCCGTCATCGACCCTGCGGACACCCGTCACTGGCTGGTGCGCGCTCTGGCCGGTGCACAGCTGCGTGAGAGCCAAGGGGCGTTTGTGGACACATGGTAA